CGAATAAGGTAAAGCCGTGGCATAAGCGAAAGTCATCTTCCCCAGGTTAAATTCGCCGTTGGTTACCGCTACTCTCAGGATATGATCGCCTGCTGTCAGCGGGATATTGCTGACGATTTTATCCACCCAATTGCCCCAGTCTCCTGTAGTGTTTAACGCGATGTCATTGGTTGCCGCATTGCCATCAATTTCAAAATGGAAAGGCCCGCCGCCATTGCTGTTTCCGGAAGCATAACGCAGGGTCGCATTGTACAGGCCTGATGTTTGTACGTGAATGCTGTATTCCATCCATTCGCCAGAAGCTATCCATCCAACGGTCGCCCCTTCATTGGCATCAACGGCTGCATCAACATATTCTGTAGGCCTGTAGCCGCCTTCATTGGTTTGTGACGAATCATTGTACGAAATATTCTGGCCAATGCCACCTTCAAAAACATCGTAATTCCCTGCCTGGATCATTCCCGGAATCTGGGAAGGGGTGCCTGAAAACGGAACCTGGTCGCCCACCTGAACAGCAATGATATTGGTAATGTTAAATAGATTCTCTACATAGACTTTCGCATACATCCCATGAATTCCCAAAGTCAGGTTTGTCGCCTGGATCTCATATGGAGCGGCCATATCTTCCCCTATCAGATTTTCGCCATCGTAAAATGCGACTTTCGTAATTCCCGTTCCGGTTACAGCAGCGGTAAGATGTACACTGCCGTTGGGATAGGCCTGGTAGAAATCGGCAGAAAGTACGCCAGTGGCATTGATGTCACGGCTCGTAGCCATATCATTTGCAGGAACATGCAATATATATCCGTCGGAGAAAGTAACATCAATAGCCGAATCTCCGTAATTATGCGCTACATAAGTGGTAATGCCGTTTGTTGTGAACGTTGCTGTAATCGGATAATCTGCAGTAATATTCGCATTTACATTGCCTAAAGCATTCATGGAGTGCAGCCAATGATAGGTTTGCGCATCGGATATACCAAACTTCAAACCGCGATCCGGGTACGAATCGTACAAGTTTATCGCTGCCTGAGGATTGATAAATGCCAGATATTCCCAATACACATCATGCCAAAGGTTTGCATTTGCCTGATTGCTTAAAATTCCGGTGTTTGATGACATTTCATTCCAAAGTGACTGTACGTAAGCGGTATTTTGACCTAAATACAATGAGCCACCGTGAATCGGATACATTTCAATACCATATGCGGCAGCGATATCTCCAGTCCAGAAGGTTTGGTTGTCATAGCCATTTCCCCAGATCCTTGATGCCACCTTGAAGCCGTAACCGGGCTTAAACGTACGGTTGTTGACATCAAACCAATATTCTTCTATCGCGGTCTGTTCCGTAGTGTAAATGTAGATTCCCAGATCGCGTATCGCATTATTTTCGGTAATTGTCCCCCAATGGATCAGCGATGACGCGAACTGCATGCTTTCGGAAGTCGATTCCTGGTCGTTGCCAAAAGGAAACGTTGCGAAACCATTTGCCCAACTGTGTCCTGCATACGGACTGAAATTACGCAAATAAGGAAACATTAAGTCATTCCTGTCACTTGATGCGGCATCACGTACCAACATGTTAATCATCGGTCCCCACTGGTTTGCCCAACCTGGTTCAAACTGTTCCATAAAAGCTGCGGCATGTATGAAATAGCCCCAGTGAAAATGATGGTCGTTAATATTGGAATCCTGGCCGTGCCCCGCCGGATAGCCAATCAGCGTAGACCATGTAGGGTTATAATAAAACAGGAAAGCCACTTCACCTGAATCCGCTTTAAGCCAGTCTTCAAGGCGTTCTTTTATGGTAGCGACAATTTTATTCCGTGCTTGCACTTCACCGGTTTCGTCGGCAATCCGTGCGGTTTGGATTAAACGGTTCATGACCTGGCCTTCGTTATAAGAATCGGTCCAGGTGGCCAGTCCATCATTTTCAATCTGGGCAATTTTACTGTCGAGTTTGGCGGGATTGAAGCCGGGACTGTAATTGTCAAGGTAAGGCAAGGTGGGCAATATGCCTTTAAAAGTATTTTCGACAGTAAAAGTATTTCCGTCAAGCGTCCTGATCTCTCCTCGGATAGAAGGATATGCGTAGCCAGAAGGTGTTGCCGAAGCTGAAGCCAAATGCGCCCATTGATGCGGCAATAGACCCAATAATATATTGGTTTCCGTCCCTTCTTTTACATCAGTGGTAACATTGAAAACAGTGGTCAGTTTGGCTGTCGCCTGGTTGTAATTCCATTCGGAAGTCGTATTGGCAGGAAATACATAAGCATATTTTTTATATAGATTAGCCACCGCTGTAACATCACTTGCCGAAGGTGGAATGTAAGCCATCGACCAGTAATTTTTATTGTTAAGGGTTGAGGTATACGTATTCCCTGTTTGTAGCCAGCTGCTGCCAACCGGTGCATAAACGGCGAAATCTGCGCCCTGGTGGGAATTGGTGACAACCAACATTTCATTGCTGATGGTTACCGTTCCTTCTGTAATTTTCAGCTGTGCTACATCGGCGGAATTTTTTGTGAAATAAATAAAAGGCATCCCGATCCCAGCCGTTGCTTCAAACTGGTGTGCGCCATTGCTCCAGTCCATGGTAACGGTCCAGTCGGAGTAATCGGCAACTTTCGTCTGTGCGGCATTCAGTCCCGTTACGCCGACAGTTATTGGTAAAGCATCGTCCAATGGCTGGCTCGCTCCGTTTGGAGTCGATGTCGGTACAATGTAACTTACAACCAAACCATCGTTCACCGTTTTCATTGCCAACGGATAATTGAACAGGTTGGCAGCATGGTTTTCTTTTAATAATGCGGACCACCAATCATTCGTCGGGACTGGTTTCCCGACAGCATTGCCCGTGAGCTGGGGTGCGCCGGACGGAAATGCATTTCTTCCCGCTGAATCTGTTCCGGGAAAAGAATTGGAATATCCACCGCTACCGACGGTTGTAAATTGTGCGTGGATTTGTGTAGTAAAAACCACACACAGCAGTGTAAAAATCTGAATAATGTTTTTTTGGTAAATATTTTTCATGAATTTTTTAATTTCCTGCAATTTAAGGAGTGTCATTTACGATAAGTGCCATTTTGGATATATACAAACCATACACGGCTGCGCTTCAGACGGAATGAGCATATCTGCAACTATACTTTACCTATACAAACCCGATAGAGAAGTTTGACATTGCTTACATTCTATGGTAGTTGTTTGATATTATTCGCTATTTTTGGAAGCATTTAAAAAATTGATTTCCATGTGGGAAAAAGTACAGCATACGGCGGCTTTCATCAACGAAAAAACAAATCATTTCAACCCTCAATACGGCGTAATCCTTGGTTCCGGCCTGGGGAGTTTTACCGACGATATTGATATTCAATTCACGATTCCATATCATGACATCCCGAATTTCCCGGTTTCGACGGTGCAGGGGCATAAAGGTGCTTTGGTTTTTGGTATGATAGGCAGCAAAAAAGTCGTGGCGATGCAAGGCCGTTTTCATTTTTATGAAGGCTATGACATGAAAGAAGTGACTTTCCCGGTGCGCGTGATGAAATACATCGGCGTGGAAAAACTCATCGTATCCAATGCCTCAGGAGGTGTAAATCCAAATTATAAAGTGGGTTCGATTGTCATTCTGAAGGACCAGGTCAATTTATTGCCGGAGCATCCGTTGCGCGGTGTCAACGATGAGCGTTTCGGTCCGAGGTTTGTAAATATGAGTGAACCTTTTTCAGTTAAAATGATGGCCAAAGCCAAAGAAGTTGCTGCGCAGTTGGGAATTCCCGTTCAGGACGGCATTTACCTTGGGTTGCAGGGGCCGACATTTGAAACACTTTCTGAATATAGGATGGTCAAAATCCTAGGTGCGGATTGCGTCGGAATGTCTACCGTTCCTGAAGTGATTGTGGCCAGGCATATGGATCTGGAAACTTTCGGGATTTCCGTCATTACCGATATGGGCGATGAGGAAAGCATTGGAACGATAACCCACCAGGAAGTTTTGGAAGCGGCCCAAAAAGCGGAGCCGTTGGTCCGGAATTTAATTAAAAACCTGATTGAACAGTATTAAGCACTTTCTTTCTGTACGTATTCAGCAATGATAGCAAAGAAATTATCAGGCTCGAAAGGTTTGGTGATTACCTCATTCATACCATATGACAACAGCATTTCGCGGTTTTCCAATAATGAAATGGCAGTCAGTGCAACAATAGGCGTATTGGAGTCAAAAAGGCGTATTTGCTGCGTGGCAATGGTTCCGTTGATGCCAGGAAGGTGTACATCCATCAGGATCAGGTCGTAGCGGTTTTGCCGGGCTATAATTACGGCTTCTTCCCCGGTTTCAACAATTTCGCAGCACATCTGCTTTTTTTCCAGCAGCCTCTTGGTAATCATCTGATTGATTTTATTATCCTCAACCAATAGTATCCTTTTGGAAATGAAATCTTTGTCGTCAAAGTTTTGCCCGGTAACCGGTTGTATGTTGCCTTCCCTAAATTCCAGAGTAAACGAAAAAACGGTACCCTGCCCGATTTTACTAGAGAGATTGATATTGCCGCCCAGTATGATGATCAGCCTCCTGACGATGGCCAGGCCGAGTCCGGTACCGCCGTATTTGCGGTTAATTTCAATCGAGCCTTGTGAAAAACTCTCAAAAACACTTTCCTGTTTGTCCGCCGGAATCCCAATACCGGTATCAGAAACTTCGAAATATACGGTAGATTTCCTGTTTTCAGATTTGAGCAGTTTCAACAAAACCGAAATTTTTCCCTGTTGGGTAAACTTTATGGCATTGTTAATCAGGTTCATGAATATCTGTGATAATTTTGTCGGGTCCCCGATAAGCATTTCGGGAATGTCGGGATCAATTTGCAGGGTAAATTCGTTTTTGTTCTTAGCAGCCTGCTCCTTCATGGACTGATGTATGCCTGTAAATAGTTCTCGTACATCGAAATCTATTTTCTCCACTTCAATGTTTCTCGATTCAATACGATTGATTTCAAGGATTTCATTGATATAATTTAAAAGATAATTCCCGGAAAACTGAAGTGAATTCAGGTAATCCAGTTGAGAAGGTTTTGGATCCTCCTCAATAAGCAGGTGTGTTATTCCGGTAATGGCATTCAGCGGCGTGCGCAATTCATGGCTCACTGTAGAAAGGAATTCGGACCTGGCCGTAGATGCCCTTTCTGCCTTTTCTTTAGCCAACAGCAATTCGCTGTTTTTTTCCTGCAGCAACGCATTGTTCTGTTTGCGGATAATATTATTCCGGTACAATGAAAGGCTCAGTAGCGAGAGTATTGAAATCAAAGCCAGGCTGAGGATGCTGACAACCTTTGAGAATTTACTCTCCGGATTAATAGTATTATGTGCAGAAACTTCCTCAGGTTTCAGGCTGTTTTGTGATTTTGAAGGAGTAGTATTGTCGAAAAGAGAGAAGAAATCAGAAGGGGAGGCTAAATTGATTGTGATTGTCTTTTCTTGTAACGCCGCTGCGGAAACCCTCAAATTACCACACAAAATTAAAAGTAAGAAAACAATTATTAACCTCATTGCATTGTCCTGATTAGCCGCAATAAATATAATTTATTTCTGAAACAAAATCCTAATTAAATCGATAATTCTTGACGAATAGCCAATCTCATTATCGTACCAGCCGACCACTTTTACCATTTTGTCAATCACAGATGTCAATTGCGCATCAAATAAGCAGGAATTGCGATTTCCTAAAATATCAACTGAAACAATCGGGTCCTCGGTATAAGCCAGGATACCTTTCAGGTCACCTTGTGAGGCTCTTAGAAAGGCATCGTTGATTTCGTCAATACTGACTTCACGTTTTACATAACAGGTAATGTCTGTCAGCGAGCCATCCGGTACAGGAACACGGATGCCACTTCCGCCAATTTTACCATCAAATTCCGGGAATATTTTGGTCAGTGCTTTTGCAGCGCCGGTGGTTGTAGGAACAATCGATTGCGACGCGCCGCGGGCCCTGCGTAAATCCTTATGCGGTTGGTCGTGCAGGCTTTGGTCAGTAGTGTAGGAGTGGACCGTAGTGATATATGCCTGTTCGATCCCGCATAATTCGCTAATGATTTTAATCATCGGGGCAGCATTGTTTGTCGTACAGCTGGCGTTGGAGACGATGGTTTCAGTACCGTCTAGAATGTGTTCATTTACGCCCAATACCACGGTTTTGATACTGTCTACTTCCGAGGGTGCCGACAGGATCACTTTTTTGGCTCCGGCCAAAATGTGTGCGTTGATTTCGTCAAAAGTTTTATACTTTCCGGTGGATTCGATAACCACATCAACATTAATGGATTTCCAGTCAAGGTTAGAAATCTCCTTTTCATGGAAAAAACGGTAAGATTTCCCATTGACGATTATGGAATCTTCATCGAAACTACAGTCGTAAGGTAAAATGCCGTGGATGCTGTCATATTTGATAAGATGCGACATCGTTTTATTATCGGCGATATCATTAATGCCAACGACTTCAATTTCAGGATGGTCAATCAGTAACCGGAATACATTGCGTCCGATGCGCCCGAAGCCGTTGATGGCGATTTTTGTTTTCAATTGGTTCAGGGTTCAGGGCCAGGGCTGAGGGGTTTGGCGTGCACCTTGAACCCCGTACCTTGTGCCGTTAAAGAATATGTTTCTGTGCATGGTAACTCGAGCGCACCAAAGCCCCGCTTTCTACATGGCGGAAGCCCATTTCCTTACCGATTTCCTCGTATTTCTTAAATTGCTCCGGCGTAATGAATTCCTTCACCGGCAGGTGTTTTTTTGAAGGCTGCAGGTATTGCCCGATCGTGACGATATCCACATTGGCATCCCGCAGGTCGCGCATGGTCTGGAGGACTTCTTCCTCAGTTTCCCCAAGGCCGAGCATGATCCCGGATTTGGTACGGTTGATTCCTTTGGCTTTTAAATACCTTAAAACCTCGAGGCTGCGGTCATATTTTGCCTGGATACGGACCTCGCGTGTCAATCGGCGTACGGTTTCCATATTGTGTGACACGACTTCGGGATTGGCTTCCACGATCCGGTCGATATTCCTTTCGATGCCCTGGAAATCAGGAATCAGTGTTTCTAAAGTTGTTTCAGGATTCATCCTGCGAATGGCTTTGACCGTCTCAATCCAGATGATGGAACCGCCATCTTTCAGGTCATCCCGGTCAACGCTGGTCACTACGGCATGCTTGATCTTCATGATCTTGATGGAGCGCGCCACTTTTTCCGGTTCATCCCAATCCACAGTTTCCGGCCGGCCTGTTTTTACGCCGCAGAAACCACACGAGCGCGTGCATACGTTTCCGAGGATCATAAAAGTAGCGGTACCTTCACCCCAGCATTCCCCCATATTCGGGCAGCTTCCTGAGGTACAGATCGTGTTGAGTTTATATTTATCGACCAGTCCGCGGAGCTCGGTGTATTTCTGGCCTATCGGTAGTTTTACCTTAAGCCATTTTGGCTTACCAACGGGGAGTGCGTTGTCTAAAACAGTTTCCATAGCAACATTTTTATCGGGGACAAAGATACGGAATAGTATTCAGTTGACTGTATTAATTTGTCGCGTGTTTCAATTGATAAGTCCTGTTGATACCGGGCCGGTACAGCGTCATAGTACCGTTTTCGATGGTGGCCGAAAAATACAATTCGTTGTCACTAATGCGCCTGCATTCATAAGTATTGGTGCCCGTTTCTGCCCATTTATAAGCATTTTCCGAGACCAAATCACACGGAATTTCCGCTGAAAGAGATGCTTCGTTGTAAAAGTTGTCCGTGCCAAAAGCGTACCTCCAGTTGTTTTCACAACCGGTTAACGCAGCTTCATTTGTTGTCGATTGGTTTCCCTGGAACGCTTTGGTGATTTTCCAGATACCAAGTATGGAATCATCTGCTTTTTCATTTTCAGAAGAACAGGAAAAAAGCAAAATAGCGATTATGGGTAAGATGAATTTGAGTTTCATAAATTGGATTTGTTTGTTTTAGGAAGAAATTTGAAGAGTGCATTAAGCAGTCCCAGGATCAGTGCGCTGACGATGGCAACAAAAAAACTTTTACAAAGTAATTTCCAGATTGCAATCGGGTTTTCAAGATTCATGTCGAAAAGGCCGAAGATGAATTGATAGGTCATGATGCCTGCCGCCGAAGCGACAAAAGCCACTTTGAAATAAGTGAGCCGGGATATTTTATCTGGTGTTTGCATAGGTAAAAGTTTGAAACAAATTTACAGTTTATTTATTGTATAAAATCCCCGAGCGCTGTTGTAAAATGCGTCCATCCAAGCATGAAATTGTCTTTGGACAATGCGGGGAATTCCTCCGGCTTGAAACTTGCCAGGCCGCTGTGGGTTAACGTCAGTTTTGTTTTTTCACCTTTCGGGGAAATCTCAAATTGCAACAGGGAATTTCCGGGATAACCTGCATAACGCCATTCATATGCGATTTTTTGCAGCGGGATCACTTCCGTGACTTTCCAGATGTGCACGAAATCCTTGCCTTCATGGTGTACGTTGAATTCGGTCTGAAAACCAGCTTTGGGTTTAAAATCGGCAAGCTGCGGGAAATACCATTGTTTCATTTGGGCAATATCGGTTAAGGCGTTCCAGGTCTTTTCTCCGGAAGCATCATAAATATGTTCGATTACAAGTTTATCGTTATCCATGTTTTTCGATTTTATGGGATGGTGCATTAAAAGTAAATATTTTTTAGCTTTACGAAAAATACCTAATGTCTTTACTCAGCAAAATTAACACTAAGGCTACCGCCGATGCCAATACGGGTTTCGGGACCAATCCGGGCAGTTACGGCGGCCGTTTCATCAATAAGGATGGGACTGCGAATATCAGCAAGCGTGGGATGAATCTTTTTTCGCGCATCAGCTGGTACCACACAATGATCAGTATGCCGCGCTGGAAATTCATGTCGATCCTTTTTACGTTTTATATTTTAGTGAATTTCGTTTTCGCGTGCATTTATTACTTTATCGGTGTCGAATACCTGGACGGGATTGAAACTACAGGCAGCGAAATCGTAAAATTCGGGAAGGCCTACTTCTTCAGCGCACAAACGTTTACAACGGTGGGTTACGGCCACATCAGCCCGAATGGCTTCCTGACGAGCTCGCTGGCAGCAGGAGAAGCTTTAGTGGGGTTGTTGAGTTTTGCGATTGCGACGGGACTTTTCTTCGGGCGGTTCAGCAAGCCGGTGGCACATATTAAATTTTCGCATAACGCATTGATTTCTCCATACCGCGGCGGATCGGCACTGATGTTAAGGCTCACGCCATTCAAGAATACTGATTTTTCGGATGCGGTGGCCAAAATGACGCTTGGGATGAGCATTGAAGACAATGGGAAACTGACCAATAAATTTTATTCGCTTCCGCTCGAACTCGACAGGATCAATGCGCTCACGCTGAGCTGGACGTTGGTGCACCCGATTACTGAGGACAGTCCGCTATGGGGTTTTAAGGAAGCCGATTTCAAATCTGTGGAAGGGGAGATTTTAGTGTATATCAGGACGTTTGACGATATGTTCAGCACAACGGTCGTGGCAAAGACCTCATATACGTTTGAGGAAATAGTGTATGGCGCGAAATTCGAGATCATGTATACTGAAAACGAGGCGAATACGAAAACCATATTGCATTTGGATAAACTTAATGAGTTCCGTAAAATGGTGTTGGATTAAAATAAAAAAGCACCTCCTTTGAAGTGCTTTTTTTATGCTTGAAAAGCGATTATTTTACTGTAAACTCACATTTCACCGCGACTTTATTGGATACTTTGCTTTTTACCACCGATGGGATGGCTATGCCGTAATCATCAGCATTGACGAAAAAGCTGGAAATGATTTCTATACCACCGTCAGCTTTACGGATTTTAGCGGTAATGGTAATATCCTTCACCTTGCCGTGCAATTCGAGTTTGCCTTTCATCGTATAATCCTTTGCCGTCGAGGTTAACGCGGCCGCGTCGAAATTCTCGATTTTCCCCTTGAAGGTTGATTTCGGGTATTTGTCGCTTTCGGCATAATTTTCATTGAAATGTTCTTCCATTAATGCCACTTTAAACCGAAAACCTTTCATCAGCGCAAGGCTGGCGATTTCTCCGGTTTTTGGGTTAAGTACACAGGTAACGGCATCGTTTTTGGCTTTTACCTCTTCAAAAGCGGGTACTGAAGCTTCGAATGTAATCTTTCCGGTTTTGGTCATCATTTTTTCCTGTGCGGAAACCGTTACGGCGACCATCATCAGTGCAATCATCAGAAATTTTTTCATATTTTTTGTTTTTATTGTTCCAGTAATCCGTCTTCAAGCCATTGGTTAATGACATCTATATTGTGTTGCGGCATTCTTGGACCGCCATTGGGCATAAGTCCTTCTTCTCCATTTTGCCTCGAAATCCTGTTCAAAAGGCCGCGGTTCAAAACCGCATTCTTCACATCCTCGTAAGTAGTCAACTGCATAGGGGCGCCATTTACAGGCGGAGAAGTGTGGCAGAAAAGACAATTGTTCGTGATAATGGGTTTTACATTGGCATTATAAGTGACCGTTCCGGTTATGGGTTGCCCGTCAAGCAGGTCTTCGGGGCTGTCATTAGTACAGGCGGCCAGTAATAGCCCGCAGCATGTTATTTTTAAAAGTGTCTTGATATGCATTTTCATAGGATTTTATTCAAAAATAAATAATTAAGTTTGTAAGAAAACAAATGATATGAAAAAAATTATACTTACCATTTTTGTCGTGGTTGCCGTTGCCGCGGTAGGACTTTATTTTTACATGTATAAAGACCATCGGGATATTACTGCTGAAGATGCGGCTTATACCGTGAAGGTTGCGGAGCTCCAAAAGGAATTTTCCGGGAATGACAGCATTTCCAATAAAAAATACCTCGACAAAACTATTGAAGTATACGGCAAAATCACCAGTACGGATTTAGCAGCACATTCCATTATGCTTGATGAGAAATTATCGGCCAGGCTGAAAGATTCAACCGCGACAGGTTTTGAGGTGGGGAAATCAATTAAAATCAAGGGGCGTTTTGTTGGATATGATGACCTGCTCGAAGAATTCCAACTGGATCAGGCTACTGTTTCCAAATAATTTTAAGCTATTATTTCACTTAATCATAACCTATGAAAAAATTATTACTATCATTATTTTTATTACCTGCACTTTCTTTTTCACAGGAAGATTTGCTCGCGGGAGTGGATTCCGTCAGCACCAAAGAAAAAGTTGAGTCTGCTTTTAAAGGCCTGAAGATTGTTAATCTGGAGTCGAACAAATTGGCTGCAAAAGGCGACTTATATTTTATCGTAGCACACCGTTTCGGGTCGATAAAGGATGATTTTGAAGGTTTCTACGGACTGGACAATGCCGTGACGCAATTGAAATTCCTTTATGGCTTGACCAATTGGCTGACAATAAGCGGGGCCAGGAGCGAAGTGGCTTATGACTTCTCGCTCAAATATACCCTGCAAAACCAAATTAAGGATGGATTTCCATTTGCCATTGCCGGTTTCAGCAGTCTTGCGATAAACAATACGCTTAAGGAAAGTAATTACCCAAATATGAAGGGTGAAGACAGGCTGATTTACGTGCAACAGCTTTTGGTTTCAAGGAAATTCAATGATAAATTATCGTTGGAAGTGGCTCCGACAATTTTCCACGAAAATTTTGTCGATAATGATGATCAGGAGAATACGCAATATGCCATCGGTATGGGCGGCAGGTATAAAATCGGTAAAAGATGGTCCGTGAACGTGGATTATGCCGCACACCTGAACCGCGCTTCGAATTCGATTTATAAGAATCCATTATCGGTAGGTGTCGATCTTGAA
This genomic stretch from Flavobacterium pallidum harbors:
- a CDS encoding glycosyl hydrolase, with protein sequence MTLLKLQEIKKFMKNIYQKNIIQIFTLLCVVFTTQIHAQFTTVGSGGYSNSFPGTDSAGRNAFPSGAPQLTGNAVGKPVPTNDWWSALLKENHAANLFNYPLAMKTVNDGLVVSYIVPTSTPNGASQPLDDALPITVGVTGLNAAQTKVADYSDWTVTMDWSNGAHQFEATAGIGMPFIYFTKNSADVAQLKITEGTVTISNEMLVVTNSHQGADFAVYAPVGSSWLQTGNTYTSTLNNKNYWSMAYIPPSASDVTAVANLYKKYAYVFPANTTSEWNYNQATAKLTTVFNVTTDVKEGTETNILLGLLPHQWAHLASASATPSGYAYPSIRGEIRTLDGNTFTVENTFKGILPTLPYLDNYSPGFNPAKLDSKIAQIENDGLATWTDSYNEGQVMNRLIQTARIADETGEVQARNKIVATIKERLEDWLKADSGEVAFLFYYNPTWSTLIGYPAGHGQDSNINDHHFHWGYFIHAAAFMEQFEPGWANQWGPMINMLVRDAASSDRNDLMFPYLRNFSPYAGHSWANGFATFPFGNDQESTSESMQFASSLIHWGTITENNAIRDLGIYIYTTEQTAIEEYWFDVNNRTFKPGYGFKVASRIWGNGYDNQTFWTGDIAAAYGIEMYPIHGGSLYLGQNTAYVQSLWNEMSSNTGILSNQANANLWHDVYWEYLAFINPQAAINLYDSYPDRGLKFGISDAQTYHWLHSMNALGNVNANITADYPITATFTTNGITTYVAHNYGDSAIDVTFSDGYILHVPANDMATSRDINATGVLSADFYQAYPNGSVHLTAAVTGTGITKVAFYDGENLIGEDMAAPYEIQATNLTLGIHGMYAKVYVENLFNITNIIAVQVGDQVPFSGTPSQIPGMIQAGNYDVFEGGIGQNISYNDSSQTNEGGYRPTEYVDAAVDANEGATVGWIASGEWMEYSIHVQTSGLYNATLRYASGNSNGGGPFHFEIDGNAATNDIALNTTGDWGNWVDKIVSNIPLTAGDHILRVAVTNGEFNLGKMTFAYATALPYSPPIANAGENITVVLPATTAILNGSLSNDPDGQPINYHWEQIYGPSTIHFDDISLASPNISNLVEGVYKCRLTVSDGEYEATDEVLIIVSASGNAAPSVSLTAPLNNTAYVEGTVIAINAIATDLDGNITAVAFYDGTTEIGTDDTAPYSFDWTNAAIGTHSITAVATDNGTAQSTSQPIAITVSQLMSCSETSDEAQQGTFSIGYDATFETVGNNVTVTFTMLDTDKAGVVAYLWKQSPFAETQMDNTSGLTFSKTLSGLTPGETITYACKFAFAGGLAVTKYISYVVGDDCGVSGPDTQAPTNFTATVGTVTSTTVQLLLNADDDSGNITYTIGYGSESISATGVSGVQKSVIISNLSPETPYTFTINASDIAGNNAANNAIVLHATTAADTSTSCSGTSNEAQQGTFSTGYNYSFMTNGTAVTITFELLDTDKVGVVAYLWHQNPFSEAQMTNTGGLQFSKTLTGQTPGTDISYGVKFAFAGGLAVTKYFMYTVGEDCALAVENPTLEKSISLYPNPADNLLNIEAKSFEVSKVEFYSVLGKKISKTLNSNNTIEINDLASGLYLVKIYAGDSFTIKKLIIR
- a CDS encoding purine-nucleoside phosphorylase → MWEKVQHTAAFINEKTNHFNPQYGVILGSGLGSFTDDIDIQFTIPYHDIPNFPVSTVQGHKGALVFGMIGSKKVVAMQGRFHFYEGYDMKEVTFPVRVMKYIGVEKLIVSNASGGVNPNYKVGSIVILKDQVNLLPEHPLRGVNDERFGPRFVNMSEPFSVKMMAKAKEVAAQLGIPVQDGIYLGLQGPTFETLSEYRMVKILGADCVGMSTVPEVIVARHMDLETFGISVITDMGDEESIGTITHQEVLEAAQKAEPLVRNLIKNLIEQY
- a CDS encoding ATP-binding protein; this translates as MRLIIVFLLLILCGNLRVSAAALQEKTITINLASPSDFFSLFDNTTPSKSQNSLKPEEVSAHNTINPESKFSKVVSILSLALISILSLLSLSLYRNNIIRKQNNALLQEKNSELLLAKEKAERASTARSEFLSTVSHELRTPLNAITGITHLLIEEDPKPSQLDYLNSLQFSGNYLLNYINEILEINRIESRNIEVEKIDFDVRELFTGIHQSMKEQAAKNKNEFTLQIDPDIPEMLIGDPTKLSQIFMNLINNAIKFTQQGKISVLLKLLKSENRKSTVYFEVSDTGIGIPADKQESVFESFSQGSIEINRKYGGTGLGLAIVRRLIIILGGNINLSSKIGQGTVFSFTLEFREGNIQPVTGQNFDDKDFISKRILLVEDNKINQMITKRLLEKKQMCCEIVETGEEAVIIARQNRYDLILMDVHLPGINGTIATQQIRLFDSNTPIVALTAISLLENREMLLSYGMNEVITKPFEPDNFFAIIAEYVQKESA
- the gap gene encoding type I glyceraldehyde-3-phosphate dehydrogenase — translated: MKTKIAINGFGRIGRNVFRLLIDHPEIEVVGINDIADNKTMSHLIKYDSIHGILPYDCSFDEDSIIVNGKSYRFFHEKEISNLDWKSINVDVVIESTGKYKTFDEINAHILAGAKKVILSAPSEVDSIKTVVLGVNEHILDGTETIVSNASCTTNNAAPMIKIISELCGIEQAYITTVHSYTTDQSLHDQPHKDLRRARGASQSIVPTTTGAAKALTKIFPEFDGKIGGSGIRVPVPDGSLTDITCYVKREVSIDEINDAFLRASQGDLKGILAYTEDPIVSVDILGNRNSCLFDAQLTSVIDKMVKVVGWYDNEIGYSSRIIDLIRILFQK
- the lipA gene encoding lipoyl synthase, with product METVLDNALPVGKPKWLKVKLPIGQKYTELRGLVDKYKLNTICTSGSCPNMGECWGEGTATFMILGNVCTRSCGFCGVKTGRPETVDWDEPEKVARSIKIMKIKHAVVTSVDRDDLKDGGSIIWIETVKAIRRMNPETTLETLIPDFQGIERNIDRIVEANPEVVSHNMETVRRLTREVRIQAKYDRSLEVLRYLKAKGINRTKSGIMLGLGETEEEVLQTMRDLRDANVDIVTIGQYLQPSKKHLPVKEFITPEQFKKYEEIGKEMGFRHVESGALVRSSYHAQKHIL
- a CDS encoding SRPBCC family protein — encoded protein: MDNDKLVIEHIYDASGEKTWNALTDIAQMKQWYFPQLADFKPKAGFQTEFNVHHEGKDFVHIWKVTEVIPLQKIAYEWRYAGYPGNSLLQFEISPKGEKTKLTLTHSGLASFKPEEFPALSKDNFMLGWTHFTTALGDFIQ
- a CDS encoding ion channel; its protein translation is MSLLSKINTKATADANTGFGTNPGSYGGRFINKDGTANISKRGMNLFSRISWYHTMISMPRWKFMSILFTFYILVNFVFACIYYFIGVEYLDGIETTGSEIVKFGKAYFFSAQTFTTVGYGHISPNGFLTSSLAAGEALVGLLSFAIATGLFFGRFSKPVAHIKFSHNALISPYRGGSALMLRLTPFKNTDFSDAVAKMTLGMSIEDNGKLTNKFYSLPLELDRINALTLSWTLVHPITEDSPLWGFKEADFKSVEGEILVYIRTFDDMFSTTVVAKTSYTFEEIVYGAKFEIMYTENEANTKTILHLDKLNEFRKMVLD
- a CDS encoding YceI family protein — protein: MKKFLMIALMMVAVTVSAQEKMMTKTGKITFEASVPAFEEVKAKNDAVTCVLNPKTGEIASLALMKGFRFKVALMEEHFNENYAESDKYPKSTFKGKIENFDAAALTSTAKDYTMKGKLELHGKVKDITITAKIRKADGGIEIISSFFVNADDYGIAIPSVVKSKVSNKVAVKCEFTVK